The nucleotide sequence ATCGAGGTTAGAAATTCCAGAAGGTCCTCTGGGCAAGCTAATTGCAGGTCTGTCACGGTAacttacaataattttttacttctttgCGCTATCTTAAAATTAGAGAGCTCATATTTGTGAGAAAATGCAATTCCAGAGTGTTGGGCTGAACCAGATGAACGACCTAGCAGCAAACAGGTTCTCTCGCGTTTGCTCGACGTCGAGTATACACTATGCTGATTTGTTTCTTGTATTTATCCACAGGCAGCTGTTGAATAACTTGACTTCTTCTTTTAGGGGATGTCGTAATTGATTGTTGATCTCAaagcattaattattttagttccCATCGATTTTCATCCCTCTCTCGCTCTCTAGACTAGCATCCTTATGATATAGCAGGCAAGTGACCCTTTGTGAAAGAGGCTGGCTTGGATGCGTTTCCAGAACTCGCACTAACCACTCTATACCCACCTCAGAATCATTGCAGGGCAAACTAAAATCAAAGtccaaaaacaacaaaaaaaaaaatttaaaaaaaagaaaagaaaatcaaagcttcataataaaattaaaataaacaattaaagcATTGACATATCCCACTTCCTGtcagatataaaaaaaatagttcaagCTTTTTCAAGATTTGATTCTTTGACACAAACAAGTAAACGCCAAATTTGAACGCTTGATTGAAATTCCAATTACAACATATACATGGATTGTGAACACAATTCACAATTTAGGTATGCCACAACAACAGCAACCCCCATCAAGTACAACTTTCAATTGACTAGGTGGACGTAAAATCAGTGACCAAGCTCTTCCTCAACATCAATGATGAGATCAAAATTCTAAGTATTGCACATTTATAACTACAACAACTACAGTGAACCCCCATTCCAAAACAAGTATTCCAATGTTCgcaaaattaatctaaaaattgtAAGAAACAAATCCCTCCTAGGGAGCCCTGGGATCTGTCCCATTTTGCCAAACATACACAAGTTCATCCCATCCAGTGCTTGCCAAGAGACCCTCAACAAGCACACTCATATCCACCCCAACTGCAAATTCTGTGTGGTGATCGTACCTCCCGACTAAAGCATCCTCAACCATGTAATCCCACAAGCACACTGTCATATCATATGAACAAGAAGCTATCAAGCTGCCCCTGTGAGGCGAAAACTTAAGCTTCCTGACTGCATAGGTATGCCCATTGAGCACGGCTACTGGGATTCGGAAACTTCTCACATCCCACACCTTGATTGACTTGTCCACAGATGCGGTGGCAATGACACAATCATCATATTTGTTCCAATCACATGATAGGATTTCAAATTCATGGGCAGGCAGGATCATAGTAGAACCAGGCTCACGCACATCCCAAAtacgggcagtgcaatcaccaGAAGCAGAGGCAAATACATCTGCATGACGGGGGTTCCAGGTGACTGAGTACACACAATAGGCATGCTCCTAGTCAAGGAAAAAGTTACAAAAAAATAAGTTGATTAACTCTGAAGAAATTAATTGATAGAGATGACATGATGCAGATTATAATTCTATTGATTGGGTTGATGGCTTTTTCCATGAATGAGTTAAAAGTATtatgcataattttattttatttttaacatcaacACATTGGACAAAAAAGAACATCATATCAAAAAGCCCAACTTGGAAATAAAACTCATCAACTAAAGTCAACAAGAGACAATGAGTAACCTCATGTTACAAGGCTCAGTACAGGGTATTAGGTACAAGTATGTGTCAATGTTGTCCAAGGATGATAGGAGAACcctaaatttcatatttctagcataattttcttatttagaatgaaatatatttacaaagaaaacatagaacattttattttgaaatttgtatCTTATGTACAGTTAAAATGGTAAACTAATCGTACATAATTGTTAGGTCATATAtatttctccctccctccctcttgaATTGAACAATCTACCTCTCTATTAGTCATATGTGGGAAATTGAAAATGCGATGAAGAATGGAGATGACCAAATTTTGTTGGGAAGGAGGAATCTCAGCTGGTGATGGCTGGATGAGGGGCTTGAGATGGTATTGGTCTTCACATGAAAATgggttatgttttttttttttcatatgtttgtttgattttgctTTTTTATTGTTCAgttaatacacacacacatattgaGTCTTAAATCCTTATCGCATATATAGCCTCAAACATCAACTGCATTTTCCAACCAAAACAGGAATGGAATCATAAATTATCTAAAGGAATATAGATAATGATCTCattgtataaattttataaaattataaattgcaATAACCAACCCTTAGGTTTGGCATAATTGCAATTCAGAAATAACAATAACCTTGTTAAACAAAGGgacaaaataactattttacccttcattctctCTCCCCTGatcttagaaaaattaaaaaaaacaaaaaagataaagcAACTAGTGGTCACTGGCAGCCGACAATcacagttatatatatatatatagagagagagagaggggggggataAACGATGAAACCGGATGAACCCATCTGGGTTTATTGCCACAGTGCGTGATGAATCCACTGGGTTCATCACAAATTGGCAGGTTCATCACACTAGACAAAACCACGACAATTAACCCATCTGGGTAACAAGTTCATCGTTGGACCCTAGAATTTTTAGAAAGAGATATTACCACCAATCCCGCGTCATTACCAAAAAATTCCCACCACTGTTGCCGAAGAAGAGTTACCATCACCACCGGTGACCTTTGTTGGGAAacgagagagaagggagaaaaaCATGAGATAAGGAAAAGGCCTCGTATATTTCACATCACAGTTGAATGGTATGTACAGTCTTTATAGAGTTAATTTACTTTGCCCGAGAGATTGAAAGAAAAGGTTAACAAATGGggaaaaaagaccaaaatgccctcacccactttacaaatttacaaagtggGCCACTATCTTGCTGTCTCCTCTCCCTTCCCATGGCCATCGTTGCATCTTCCCTCCATCGAGGATGCAACGGCGATCGACGAGGCGATAGTGGCGACAAGGCAGTGGTTGCATCGGCAGCCATGGAAAGGGAGATGAGAGAGCAAGGCAGTGGCCCACTTTGCAAAGTGAAAGTGGGCGAGggcattttgatctttttgccCCCATTCGGTAACCCTCTCTGTCAATCTATCTGACCCTGTAAAAGAACTCGTCGTTATATATGTGACCTTAGAGTGTGTTTAATAGAGGTGGAAAATGAGAGTGGAATTCCAATTCCGtagaattccaattctcaccccaacTCCTAGGAATtctaattccttgatttcaaggaaaatcttcactttttgaactaaaatggaattcgaattccatggaattaaaaaactatttgatataatttcttgaaatttagatggaattcgaattccagcctcattttccacccctatcaaacgcacccttagacTACTAACAAAGGAAATAATATATCCTACATATATTCTACATATCTCAAGATATATGGTTACTATATTGTAGAGATATTATATACAAATCATCATAtcttaacactccccctcaagttggagcataGATGTTGAACATGCCTAGCTTAGGGCACATATAGCTCAAATGAGGACCTTTGAGAGACTTAATGAATAGATCAACTAATTGGTCATGGGATATGACAATATTTCCAGAAAAcaacttttctctaataaaataaCAATCAATTTTAATGTGTTTAGTTCTTTAACAGAACGCAAGGTTAAAGGCAATATACATTGTAGCCTGATTGTCACACATTAATTGCATAAACTTGATCTAAATTACTCCCAACTAAACAACAAATTGTTTCAACCATATCAACTCCATACATTGCTAGGGCAATAGCTCTATGTTTAGTCTCTATGCTAGATCTAGTGACAacgttttgtttctttgtttttccaaGAGGCGAGGTTGCCACCTATAAATACACAATATCTAGATGTGGATTGCTTATCACTAGGACAATTTGCCTAATCAGTGTCAGCGTGCCCCACAATCTAACTATGACCATGATGTTATACAATATACCACAACCAAAGGTAACTTTTATACTGAAGGATACGCATCACTACGTTCCAGTGGCTATCACAAGGTGaatctaaaaattgaattacTACACTGAtagcaaatgaaatatcaagACAGGTGACTATAAGATAGTTGAGTTTGCCAACTAAACAACGATAGCACCATGGGTCAAAAATAGGCTTCCCCTATCCTGGTAACAACTTGATATTTGAATCAATAGGAGTATCTAATGGCTTGCATCTAAGCATCCCTATTTCATCAAGCATATCCAATGTATATTTTCTCTAAGAGATATAGATACCAATCTTTGATCATGCCACTtcaatacttaaaaaatatttcaagtgaCCCAAATCCTTGGTTTGAAAGTGTTGTTGGAGATGCGTTTTCAACTCGATGATGCCCACATCATCATCCCCAGTAATAACAATGTCATTGACATACACCACCGAAAGAATGTGACAATCAGATTAagagcaaaagaaaaaattaaattatcaactCCACTCTAACTTAACCCAAACTTCATGAGAACGAAACTAAACCTTCCAACCAAGCTCAAGGATATTGTTTGAGGCCACAAAGGGAATTTCGTAAACAACATAGCTGCTTAAACTCCTCCTGTGCAACGAAGTAGGTGGGTGCTCCATATAAACGTCCTCCTATAAGTTACCATGAAGAAAGACATTTTTTATATAGAGTTAATGGAAAGGCCAGTTGTACATAGCTAGCAGCCAAAGACATGAACAGCTAAATAGGTGAGATTTTGGCCATAGGAGAAAAGGTGTCCCCATAGTTAAGGCCAAAAATCTAAGTGTATCCTTTAGCAATAAGTCAAGCCTTGAGACGATCAATGCAACCATCGGGTCCAACCTTGATAGTATAAATCCATTGACAACCAACAGTAGACTTACTTGAAGGAAGAGATACTAAGTCCTAAGTCTCATTAGGATATATGATAAGACATTTCTTCAACCATTGCATCGCGCCACCCAAAATGAGAAAGAGCCTCTATAACAGTGTTACGAATAGAAATCgaagacaaagaagaaacaaaggcATGATAGCCCGGAGACAATAAGTGATAACTAACAAAGTTTGAGATGGGATTCTGGGTAATACAATTACGAGTACCTTTGCAAAGGGCAATAATGAAATCAAGAGCAAGAGAGGAACCAAAGGAGCACAAACTAATTGGCACTGAGGGTGAAGGTAGTGGTCCATTAAGATTAGTTGTGTCACTGTGGATGCATCTATTACTGGCTCTATTGTGGATGCATCTATTACTGGCTCTATTGGTGGGCCCACAGGTCGAGGATGATGCTAGTATGTCTAGAAACTAGGGCAATCAAGCCAAGAGGAGAAAGATGGAGATGAAAGATCAAAGAGGGAAACAAGCAATGGTAAACTAATGGACACTGACTTAGACAATGTAGGGGACTAAAGGAAGTAAGGGGAGTAAAGGGTGGACTCTCAAAGGTGTAATCAACAAAGATAACATATTGAGACAACTCATGGGAGTAGCATCGATATCCTTTTTGAAGACGAGAATAACTAAAGaaatcacacttgagagactaagcaaataatttattatgattaggAGCAAGTTAATGGACAAAATAGGTACACCCAAATATATGAGATGGGAGAGATTATAAGTCAGACCAAGGTAAAAGGATAGAAAGAGGGACCTGGTCGACAAGGACAGAGGATGGCATCCAATTAATGAGATCAATACTAAAGGGGAACATGCATCTACAAAAGAAGCATGCGTGAAATCTCAATGAGATAACAATTCTTCCATTCAACAAAATAGTACGAATGGTCACATTAAATTGGGGAGAAATTTTAACACAAGAAGTAGTGAAGATGGAAAATaactcaaatcaatttttcattaaatacacCCGAGTAGTTCGtgaaaaatcattaataaaggcaacaaaaTAATGAAACCCTTGTTTCAAAGAAACAGAACTAGGTCCTTAGACATCAGAATGAACAAGTAAAAAAGGAGAACTAACTGTTAAGTCTCAAATCTAAGACTtgattgtcatgtacctagggtttagcctagggttggattgTAAATCGGAAGAATCCGAATGATTTGGGACGAAGAATAGAAATGGGGAAGGATATTagatagaaatgagggagaattgcaaagagaaacgagagggagttTGGGAGAGAaatctagagagagaaataagaatttcatttatcaattcaagcatcaGAATCCCATCCGTTTACaatagccttatataggcatatctgGCTCCTACCAGCATGCACAACACAACCATGTGCTTCTAACTAATTGTTAAAATATcctctaacaactattataGGCTTGTTACCCTATTGCCCCTCTATGGATCCTTgagtcatgacaattcccccttccttgagagagttcttgtccttAAGAACTTGCAGCAAATAGCCATGACccttcatccaattccagcctTCTCTATCTGGTTTattctccattctttcattcTCCTTCTAGGTCACTTCTTCGTTCTTAGGTTCTCATCAACTAGACCAAAATGATGATCATTGCAGTCAAGGTTGCATCTACCTCCAAGGAGTAACAAACCATTTCCCTTGGGTTTGCAATAGCTATCAAATTAAGATTGCTGGCACACATAGTTTGAGGATCCACTATAATACCAAAACCTGTCAATATGTGCACATCAAGTGCCTTCAATGAATTTAGTCGCTCCCTGTCGTAAGTAGCAACTGAAACCTGCAACCCTAAAACCTTCAAATGatattcattttgaaattcacCCATCTAACAGGTTACCACATATGTTCCCCTCCTCTCATCATCTTCAAAAATGATAGCAAGACTTCCTCCTGCTAGTGCTGTCTTCCTCGTATCCTTCCCAAATATCTCCTGCTCACTGCCATACACCCCAGATTTATCCTTCGCAATTTTCTCCTCCAATGGTGTCCCAGTGTCCCTCTTGATAATTTCCTTTCCTATATGGTCATACTGATGGCATAGGAAGGGATGTGCAGGTTCCATAGGTTCCTCAATGGCTGAAACATGGTTCCCACCCCAACTTTCATTCCCAATATGATTTGTAGCCAGATTATCTGAGGAAACCATCCCCcctatccaaattatcaaagGCATGAAAGCCAACCTCATAGCAGTTCTCATCTCCAATCTAATTTGTAGACTGATCCTCAACCAAATTTTCAACTTCCTACTCTTGCAAAATGTGGTCTGCACGATCTCTTTatccaattttctttcttcttcaggATCCTGTGTCACCCTTGACAAGTTTACTTCAATTCTAGCACTCTCTTCCTTAATATTGATTGGATTTTCAGTCCGAACCTCCTTATTCCATGCAAACAATTTAGCAACTCCTTCTTCCTTGTGTTTGGTGGAATTTCCCTCTAtatgaacttctttttcaacaatATCAAATTGTCCCTT is from Diospyros lotus cultivar Yz01 chromosome 2, ASM1463336v1, whole genome shotgun sequence and encodes:
- the LOC127794142 gene encoding peroxisome biogenesis protein 7 isoform X2 encodes the protein MPVFKTPFNGYAVKFSPFYEHRLAVATAQNFGILGNGRLHVLDLSPVPGRPISELASFDTADGVYDVAWSESHDSLLVAASADGSVKLYDLSLPPTSNPVRSFQEHTRETHSVDYNPVRRDSFLTSSWDDTVKLWTIDRPASVRTFKEHAYCVYSVTWNPRHADVFASASGDCTARIWDVREPGSTMILPAHEFEILSCDWNKYDDCVIATASVDKSIKVWDVRSFRIPVAVLNGHTYAVRKLKFSPHRGSLIASCSYDMTVCLWDYMVEDALVGRYDHHTEFAVGVDMSVLVEGLLASTGWDELVYVWQNGTDPRAP